A genomic segment from Pistricoccus aurantiacus encodes:
- a CDS encoding LexA family protein, with the protein MNHRPALRPAGRLASISRPGPLPLMGSRVRAGFPSPADDHLDTPLDLHAHVVKRPASTYFVRAEGDSMRGDGIHDGDLLVVDRSLEALPERILIVALDGELTVKRLRWIGQIAYLVASNPRFPAIALNGRDCQVWGVVTHVIHALPGGARP; encoded by the coding sequence ATGAATCATCGTCCAGCATTACGACCCGCCGGCCGGCTTGCCTCTATCTCACGCCCCGGGCCGCTGCCCTTGATGGGTAGCCGAGTGCGGGCCGGGTTTCCCAGTCCGGCGGACGATCATCTGGATACGCCGCTGGATCTGCACGCCCATGTAGTGAAGCGTCCCGCCTCGACCTATTTCGTGCGAGCCGAGGGGGATTCCATGCGGGGGGACGGCATTCACGACGGCGATCTTCTGGTGGTGGATCGCAGCCTGGAGGCGCTGCCGGAGCGTATCCTCATCGTCGCCCTGGACGGTGAGCTGACCGTCAAGCGGCTGAGATGGATCGGCCAGATCGCCTATCTGGTGGCCAGCAATCCACGTTTTCCCGCCATTGCCCTGAACGGGCGGGACTGCCAGGTATGGGGGGTGGTGACCCACGTGATTCATGCGCTGCCCGGCGGCGCCCGGCCATGA
- a CDS encoding LysR family transcriptional regulator, giving the protein MATNIPRISLEQWAVLQAVVDEGSFARAAESLNKSQSAVSYTLKSMQEQLPVEMLIIRGRKAELTEAGETLLRRARVLIEEALSLERLAANLAQDWEPEVRLAIEIIFPPELLGEALAAFIPESRSSRVQLIESVLSGTHEALVNGKADLIVTNRPPPGLLGQPLLSIEFVAVAHPQHPLHHMGRELTEQDLRTHRQFVVRDTGIKRSQDAGWLGAEERWTVSQLKTSIQFVTRGLGFAWLPLEHIRQELETEMLKPLPLAEGGSRHEELYLVFANRDSTGPATQALAEALQRVCRDYKQARQ; this is encoded by the coding sequence ATGGCTACCAATATTCCTCGTATCAGCCTCGAGCAGTGGGCGGTGTTGCAGGCCGTGGTCGATGAAGGCAGTTTCGCGCGAGCCGCCGAGTCGCTCAACAAGAGCCAGTCGGCGGTAAGCTATACACTCAAGAGCATGCAGGAACAGCTGCCCGTCGAGATGCTTATCATACGTGGGCGTAAAGCCGAGCTCACCGAAGCGGGAGAGACATTGTTGCGTCGCGCTCGCGTGCTCATCGAAGAGGCCCTGAGCCTGGAACGACTGGCCGCCAACCTGGCCCAGGATTGGGAGCCGGAGGTCCGGCTGGCAATAGAGATAATCTTCCCGCCCGAGCTTTTGGGCGAAGCGCTGGCTGCCTTTATTCCTGAAAGCCGGTCGTCCCGTGTGCAGCTCATCGAGTCGGTGCTTTCCGGCACTCATGAGGCGCTGGTCAACGGCAAGGCCGATTTGATCGTCACCAATCGACCACCCCCCGGCCTTCTGGGGCAGCCTCTCTTGTCCATCGAGTTTGTGGCAGTCGCCCACCCGCAGCATCCCCTGCATCACATGGGGCGCGAATTGACGGAACAGGATCTGAGGACGCACCGGCAATTTGTGGTCCGCGATACCGGCATCAAGCGCAGTCAGGACGCAGGCTGGCTGGGTGCGGAAGAGCGTTGGACCGTATCCCAGCTCAAGACCTCGATCCAGTTCGTCACTCGGGGGCTGGGCTTTGCCTGGTTGCCTCTGGAGCATATTCGCCAGGAGCTGGAGACCGAGATGCTGAAGCCACTGCCTCTAGCCGAGGGCGGTAGCCGGCACGAGGAGTTGTATCTGGTCTTTGCGAACCGTGACAGCACGGGCCCGGCAACCCAGGCGCTGGCTGAGGCGCTGCAGAGGGTTTGCCGTGATTACAAGCAGGCCAGGCAATAG
- the fdhF gene encoding formate dehydrogenase subunit alpha — translation MNTAISPEVETFTLTLDGQSITATPGETLWQVAKRAGETIPHLCFKEAYGYRADGNCRACMVEIEGERVLAASCIREAKPDMVVKSATSERARVAREGVMELLIADQPEREESPDRASHFWAMADRLAIDATAVKAWLPARNPVEDALDDGSRRGNQDTSHSAMNVNLDACIECNLCVRACREVQVNDVIGLAHRGASSKIVFDFDDPMGDSTCVACGECVQACPTGALMPATLIDEAGRGDSTIADRTVDSVCPYCGVGCQLTYHVKDDTILHVSGRDGPANRNRLCVKGRFGFDYPRHPSRLTLPLIRREGVPKGLDPDFDPANPTTHFREASWEEALELAAKGLVGLKEAHGPDALAGFGSAKCSNEEAWLFQKLVRTGFGSNHVDHCTRLCHASSVAALMECIGSGAVTASFMQASQADVVILTGCNPTVNHPVAATFFKQAAKRGTKLIVIDPRGQALGAYAHKTLRFTPGSDVALFNAMLNVIVTEELFDSTYIAEHTQGFEALKTHAVDMTPEAMSGLCGIAPQDIREVARLYANADRAMIFWGMGISQHTHGTDNARCLISLALACGHTGRPGTGLHPLRGQNNVQGASDAGLIPMVLPDYQPVGDAQLRSAFEELWNTPLDDKPGLTVVEIVHAIHDGQIKGMYILGENPAMSDPDLDHARAALAKLEHLVVQDLFVTETAQFADVILPASSWPEKDGTVTNTNRQVQMGRKAVPLPGEAKPDWWIIQQIAQRFGLPWNYAHPREVFAEMTQGMPSLANISWERVEREDSVTYPCPGEDEPGFDIVFSDAFPTPSGKARFSPTRPLPPDEPLDDNYPTVLTTGRQLEHWHTGSMTRRTQVLDALEPQAVASLAPGELERLGLRPGERLTITTRRGEIELIARVDPLMPEGMVFVPFCYVEAAANLLTNPALDPYGKIPEFKYAACRLRPAEAREAVE, via the coding sequence ATGAACACGGCAATCTCTCCCGAGGTCGAGACCTTTACGCTGACCCTGGATGGCCAGAGCATCACCGCCACTCCCGGCGAGACTCTCTGGCAGGTGGCCAAGCGCGCCGGGGAGACGATTCCCCATCTGTGCTTCAAGGAAGCCTACGGTTATCGGGCGGACGGCAACTGTCGGGCCTGCATGGTGGAGATCGAGGGCGAGCGGGTGCTGGCGGCGAGCTGCATTCGCGAGGCCAAACCGGACATGGTGGTCAAGAGCGCCACCTCCGAACGAGCCAGAGTCGCCCGGGAAGGCGTGATGGAGCTGCTGATCGCCGATCAGCCGGAGCGTGAGGAAAGCCCGGATCGCGCCAGCCACTTCTGGGCCATGGCGGACCGGCTCGCCATCGACGCCACCGCGGTCAAGGCCTGGCTGCCGGCCCGTAATCCGGTGGAGGACGCCCTGGACGACGGCAGCCGCCGCGGGAATCAGGATACGTCTCATTCGGCGATGAACGTCAATCTGGACGCCTGCATCGAGTGCAACCTCTGCGTACGCGCCTGTCGCGAGGTGCAGGTCAACGATGTCATCGGCCTGGCCCACCGGGGCGCAAGCTCGAAGATCGTCTTCGACTTCGACGACCCCATGGGGGATAGCACCTGCGTGGCCTGCGGCGAGTGCGTGCAGGCCTGCCCCACCGGCGCCCTGATGCCGGCCACGCTGATCGACGAGGCGGGTCGAGGCGACTCGACAATCGCCGACCGAACCGTGGATTCCGTCTGCCCTTACTGCGGGGTGGGCTGTCAGCTGACCTATCACGTCAAGGATGACACCATCCTGCACGTCTCCGGCCGCGACGGCCCGGCGAACCGCAATCGGCTATGCGTCAAGGGCCGTTTCGGTTTCGATTACCCGCGCCATCCCTCGCGGCTCACCCTGCCGCTGATCCGCCGCGAAGGCGTACCCAAGGGGCTGGACCCGGACTTCGACCCGGCCAATCCGACCACGCATTTTCGTGAAGCGAGTTGGGAGGAAGCCCTGGAGCTGGCGGCCAAGGGCCTGGTGGGCCTGAAGGAAGCTCACGGTCCCGATGCCCTGGCGGGCTTCGGCAGCGCCAAGTGCTCCAACGAGGAGGCCTGGCTGTTCCAGAAGCTGGTGCGCACCGGCTTCGGCTCCAACCACGTGGATCACTGCACGCGGCTGTGCCACGCCAGTTCCGTGGCGGCGCTGATGGAGTGCATCGGCTCCGGCGCCGTGACCGCGTCCTTCATGCAGGCAAGCCAGGCGGACGTGGTGATCCTCACCGGCTGCAACCCGACAGTGAACCATCCGGTGGCGGCAACCTTCTTCAAGCAGGCGGCCAAGCGTGGCACCAAGCTGATCGTCATCGACCCTCGCGGTCAGGCGCTCGGCGCCTACGCCCACAAGACGCTGCGCTTCACTCCCGGCTCGGACGTGGCGCTGTTCAACGCCATGCTCAACGTGATCGTCACGGAAGAACTGTTTGATTCGACCTATATCGCCGAACATACGCAAGGCTTCGAAGCACTCAAGACACATGCCGTCGACATGACCCCGGAGGCGATGAGCGGCCTGTGCGGTATCGCCCCACAAGACATTCGCGAGGTGGCTCGGCTCTACGCCAACGCGGACAGGGCAATGATCTTCTGGGGCATGGGCATCTCCCAGCACACTCACGGTACCGACAACGCCCGCTGTCTGATTTCTCTGGCGCTGGCCTGCGGTCATACCGGCCGCCCGGGCACCGGGCTGCATCCGCTGCGCGGCCAGAACAACGTCCAGGGCGCCTCCGACGCCGGGCTGATCCCCATGGTGCTGCCGGACTACCAGCCGGTGGGAGATGCCCAGCTGCGTAGCGCCTTCGAGGAACTGTGGAACACGCCGCTGGACGACAAGCCCGGGCTCACCGTGGTGGAAATCGTGCACGCTATCCACGACGGTCAGATCAAGGGCATGTATATCCTCGGCGAGAACCCGGCCATGTCCGACCCGGATCTCGACCACGCCCGGGCGGCGCTGGCCAAGCTCGAGCATCTGGTGGTGCAGGACCTGTTCGTCACCGAGACGGCGCAGTTCGCGGATGTCATCCTGCCCGCCTCGAGCTGGCCGGAGAAGGACGGCACCGTGACCAACACCAATCGTCAGGTACAGATGGGCCGCAAGGCGGTGCCGCTGCCCGGCGAGGCCAAGCCGGACTGGTGGATCATTCAGCAGATCGCCCAGCGTTTCGGACTGCCCTGGAACTACGCGCATCCCCGAGAGGTGTTCGCGGAGATGACCCAGGGCATGCCGTCTCTTGCCAACATCAGTTGGGAGCGAGTCGAGCGGGAGGATTCCGTGACCTATCCCTGCCCCGGGGAAGACGAGCCCGGATTCGACATTGTATTCTCGGACGCTTTCCCCACTCCTTCGGGCAAGGCCAGGTTCTCGCCGACCCGGCCGCTGCCGCCGGATGAGCCCTTGGACGACAACTATCCCACGGTGCTGACCACCGGGCGCCAGCTCGAGCACTGGCACACCGGCTCCATGACCCGGCGGACCCAGGTGCTCGACGCCCTGGAACCGCAAGCGGTGGCGAGTCTTGCCCCGGGGGAACTCGAACGGCTGGGCCTGCGCCCCGGCGAACGCTTGACCATCACCACCCGACGCGGCGAGATCGAACTCATCGCCCGGGTCGACCCGCTGATGCCGGAAGGCATGGTGTTCGTGCCCTTCTGCTACGTGGAAGCGGCGGCGAATCTCTTGACCAACCCGGCCTTGGACCCTTACGGCAAGATCCCGGAGTTCAAGTACGCCGCCTGTCGGCTAAGGCCGGCAGAAGCAAGAGAAGCGGTGGAATAA
- a CDS encoding Y-family DNA polymerase gives MIALVDGNNFYVSCERAFDPRLERCPVGVLSNNDGCIIARSTELKALGVALGAPRHLLPPAIRRQTKLLSSNYALYGDMSQRVNQVLARFSPRVEFYSIDESFVHFDGFDPAGLVVTGQQLREAVRRETGIPVCVGLAPTRVLAKLANHTAKEFPGLEGMCRLEADSAITRRLLEGLPVTRLWGVASRAGERLAALGIHNAWQLREANPKRVRRACSVIMERILWELRGHPAVELENMSEPRRQILVSRSFGRQIETPGEIKEALRQHVARAGEKLRAQGSLARAVLVFLHTNRFELGRPAYRNHVVVPLARPGADSRDLLEAASRGLDAIFLDGLRYQKCGVGLLDLIDASNQQLGLLEAPLGDSERLRRQRLMTAVDRLNREMGRGTVSLGLPRADSAWQLRCEHRSPRYTTRWEELPRAKA, from the coding sequence ATGATCGCCCTGGTGGATGGCAACAACTTCTATGTCTCCTGCGAGCGTGCCTTCGACCCTCGGCTGGAACGGTGCCCGGTAGGGGTGCTGTCCAACAACGACGGCTGCATCATCGCCCGCAGCACGGAACTCAAGGCACTGGGCGTCGCCCTGGGAGCGCCACGCCATCTGCTGCCGCCGGCCATCCGCCGTCAGACGAAACTGCTGTCGAGCAACTATGCCCTGTACGGGGACATGAGCCAGCGGGTCAATCAGGTGCTGGCGCGTTTCTCGCCCCGGGTGGAGTTCTACTCCATCGACGAGAGCTTCGTGCATTTCGATGGCTTCGATCCTGCGGGCTTGGTAGTGACCGGCCAGCAGTTGCGCGAAGCGGTGCGCCGGGAAACCGGCATTCCCGTCTGCGTGGGACTGGCGCCGACCCGGGTGCTGGCCAAGCTCGCCAACCATACCGCCAAGGAATTTCCCGGACTCGAAGGCATGTGCCGGCTCGAGGCGGATAGCGCAATCACTCGCCGGTTGCTTGAAGGCTTGCCGGTCACTCGGCTATGGGGAGTGGCGAGCCGCGCCGGAGAGCGTCTGGCGGCATTGGGCATTCATAACGCCTGGCAGCTGCGTGAGGCAAACCCCAAGCGGGTTCGCCGGGCATGTTCCGTGATCATGGAACGCATTCTCTGGGAGTTGCGTGGCCATCCGGCGGTGGAGCTGGAAAACATGAGCGAGCCCCGCCGGCAGATTCTGGTGTCTCGCTCCTTCGGACGACAAATCGAGACCCCTGGCGAAATCAAGGAAGCCCTTCGTCAGCATGTGGCCCGGGCCGGGGAAAAGCTGCGCGCCCAGGGCAGCCTCGCCCGGGCGGTGCTGGTATTCTTGCATACCAATCGCTTCGAACTGGGACGCCCTGCCTACCGTAATCATGTGGTAGTGCCCTTGGCGCGGCCCGGCGCGGATAGCCGCGATCTGCTGGAGGCGGCGAGTCGAGGACTGGATGCCATCTTTCTCGATGGGCTGCGCTACCAGAAGTGCGGGGTAGGGCTGCTGGATCTGATCGATGCCAGCAATCAGCAGCTCGGTTTGCTGGAAGCACCCCTCGGCGACAGCGAGCGACTTCGCCGCCAGCGGCTGATGACCGCGGTGGATCGGCTCAACCGGGAGATGGGACGCGGTACCGTCAGCCTGGGGCTGCCTCGCGCGGACAGCGCCTGGCAGCTGCGCTGCGAGCACCGCTCGCCGCGCTATACCACCCGCTGGGAGGAGCTACCCCGAGCCAAGGCGTGA
- a CDS encoding MFS transporter, which produces MSRLFETRRDDDGLPGPERRLAVLALVSGTLMAVIDNTMINIALPSIGESLAVSPARSVWVVSLFQVVSAAFLLIFASLSELLSRRRVYMAGLTLFTLASLGAALSRSFEWLLVFRALQGVGAAATLSIGPSLYRLIFPTRLLGAAMGLSALVVAGGYASGPTIGGLILSMTDWPWLFALNLPIGALALALAWRALPKEPRREGGFDVLGAVLSALMLAGFFLAMDALGEGAETGRILLLLTVSVVAGGLFLRRQRRAPHPLLPLTLFDEPRFSLALLVSGSAFIAQGLSFVALSFLYQQEMDYSPLETAWLFTPWPLTIMVAAPIAGRLADRLNPALVSSLGLTVLLCGLASLVLLEPQASLADSLWRTALCGLGFGLFQAPNNRELMSSIPKARSANASGMMSTTRTIGQSLGVTFVGVVLGAGLGSVQLSLWFGFAAAGLALLVSLGRVPLAARAKAQAASS; this is translated from the coding sequence TTGAGCCGTTTGTTCGAGACCCGCCGCGACGATGATGGCCTGCCGGGACCGGAGCGCCGCCTGGCGGTGCTGGCGCTGGTCAGCGGCACCCTGATGGCGGTGATCGACAACACCATGATCAATATCGCCCTGCCTTCCATCGGCGAGTCATTAGCGGTGTCCCCGGCGCGCTCCGTCTGGGTGGTCAGCCTGTTTCAGGTGGTCAGCGCGGCGTTTCTGCTGATCTTCGCGTCGCTTAGCGAATTGCTCAGCCGGCGCCGGGTCTACATGGCCGGGCTGACGCTTTTTACCCTGGCTTCCCTGGGGGCGGCGCTGTCCCGATCCTTCGAGTGGCTGCTGGTGTTTCGCGCTCTGCAAGGGGTGGGGGCCGCGGCAACGCTTTCCATCGGGCCATCGCTTTATCGACTGATTTTCCCGACGCGTCTGCTGGGTGCCGCCATGGGACTCAGCGCCCTGGTGGTGGCCGGGGGCTATGCCTCCGGGCCGACCATCGGCGGGCTTATCCTGTCCATGACGGACTGGCCCTGGCTGTTCGCCCTGAACTTGCCTATTGGCGCCCTGGCCTTGGCGCTTGCCTGGCGCGCCCTGCCGAAGGAGCCGCGACGCGAGGGCGGTTTCGACGTGCTCGGGGCTGTGCTTTCGGCGCTGATGCTGGCGGGGTTCTTTCTCGCCATGGATGCCCTGGGGGAGGGGGCGGAAACTGGCAGGATTCTGCTTTTATTGACGGTCAGCGTGGTCGCCGGCGGTCTGTTTCTGCGTCGCCAGCGCCGGGCGCCGCATCCGCTGTTGCCTTTGACGCTGTTCGATGAGCCGCGTTTTTCCCTGGCGCTGCTCGTTTCCGGCTCCGCCTTTATCGCCCAAGGGCTTTCCTTTGTGGCGCTGTCGTTTCTGTATCAGCAGGAAATGGACTATTCGCCTCTGGAAACCGCCTGGCTGTTCACCCCCTGGCCCTTGACCATCATGGTAGCGGCACCGATTGCCGGACGGCTGGCGGACCGGCTCAATCCGGCGCTGGTGTCGAGTCTCGGCCTGACGGTGCTGTTGTGCGGTCTTGCCAGCCTGGTATTGCTCGAACCCCAGGCGAGCCTCGCGGATAGCCTGTGGCGCACCGCGCTCTGCGGTCTGGGCTTCGGACTTTTTCAGGCGCCCAACAACCGTGAATTGATGAGCAGCATTCCCAAGGCGCGCAGCGCCAACGCCTCGGGAATGATGAGCACCACCCGCACCATCGGCCAGTCCTTGGGCGTCACCTTTGTCGGGGTGGTGCTGGGGGCAGGGCTAGGATCGGTACAGCTTTCCCTGTGGTTTGGCTTCGCCGCCGCGGGGCTGGCGCTGCTGGTCAGCCTGGGGCGAGTGCCGCTGGCAGCCCGGGCAAAAGCCCAGGCCGCTTCCTCCTAG
- a CDS encoding NAD(P)H-dependent oxidoreductase subunit E yields MTTGRRTRGKPRGRELDPAALEALRTLLGDEQDTPELRRRDLLIEHLHAIQDRYGYLALENLRALAAYMNLPMAAVYETATFYAHFEVVHDDQAPPPAVTIRVCDSLSCQLAGAQTLQRKLAEDTDPSQVRVIRAPCMGRCEQAPVVQINHRHLGYASPEGVEAVLDTGHFHPEAIDWQRLKNYRASGGYALLTECRAGEISVETLMQTLETASLRGLGGAGFATFKKWEFVRAESGPRYCAINADEGEPGTFKDRYHLERLPHQFLEGALISAWAVDAEALYIYLRDEYPGLHRVLRDAIAELEAACLVAPGYIILRRGAGAYICGEESAMIESLEGKPGKPRHRPPFVAQVGLFDRPTLVNNVETVYWIPRIWARGADWLASQGRHGRKGLRSFSVSGRVANPGVHLAPAGITLNELLEEYCGGMVEGHQLAGYLPGGASGGILPAHKADIPLDFDTLQEHGCFIGSAAIVVLSDQDDLKAVATNLLAFFADESCGQCTPCRVGTEKMLALLENNEWNAAELERLSQVMVDASICGLGQAAPNPVLSLLRDFRDELAEQNLIVKG; encoded by the coding sequence TTGACCACAGGCCGCCGAACCCGCGGCAAGCCCCGCGGACGCGAACTCGACCCCGCTGCCCTTGAAGCGCTGCGTACCCTGCTTGGCGACGAACAAGATACCCCGGAACTGCGCCGCCGGGATCTGCTGATCGAGCACCTGCACGCCATTCAGGATCGATACGGCTATCTGGCGCTGGAGAACCTTCGCGCCCTGGCCGCCTACATGAACCTGCCCATGGCGGCGGTCTACGAAACCGCCACCTTCTATGCCCATTTCGAGGTAGTCCATGATGATCAGGCGCCGCCACCGGCGGTGACCATTCGCGTCTGCGACTCCCTGTCCTGCCAGCTGGCCGGGGCGCAGACGCTGCAGCGCAAGCTTGCCGAGGATACCGACCCAAGCCAGGTGCGGGTGATTCGCGCGCCCTGCATGGGCCGCTGTGAGCAAGCACCGGTGGTGCAGATCAATCATCGCCATCTGGGCTATGCCAGCCCGGAAGGCGTGGAGGCGGTGCTGGATACCGGCCATTTTCATCCGGAGGCCATCGACTGGCAGCGGCTCAAGAACTATCGCGCCAGCGGCGGCTACGCTCTGCTGACGGAATGCCGCGCCGGAGAAATCAGTGTCGAGACGCTGATGCAGACTTTGGAAACCGCCAGTCTGCGTGGCCTGGGCGGCGCCGGCTTCGCCACCTTCAAGAAGTGGGAGTTCGTGCGCGCCGAGTCCGGGCCACGCTACTGCGCCATCAACGCGGACGAGGGCGAGCCGGGCACCTTCAAGGATCGCTATCATCTGGAGCGCCTGCCTCACCAGTTTCTCGAAGGCGCCCTGATCAGCGCCTGGGCGGTGGACGCCGAGGCGCTGTATATCTACCTGCGGGACGAATATCCCGGCCTGCATCGGGTACTCAGGGACGCCATCGCCGAACTGGAAGCCGCCTGCCTGGTGGCGCCGGGCTATATCATCCTGCGCCGGGGGGCCGGAGCCTATATCTGCGGCGAGGAGTCGGCGATGATCGAGTCCTTGGAAGGCAAGCCCGGCAAGCCTCGTCATCGTCCGCCCTTCGTTGCCCAGGTCGGGCTTTTCGACCGCCCGACTCTGGTCAACAACGTCGAAACCGTCTACTGGATTCCGCGTATCTGGGCCCGAGGGGCGGACTGGCTCGCAAGCCAGGGCCGCCACGGTCGCAAGGGACTGCGCAGTTTCTCCGTCTCCGGACGGGTCGCCAATCCCGGCGTGCATCTGGCCCCGGCGGGCATCACCCTCAACGAACTGCTCGAGGAATACTGCGGCGGCATGGTCGAAGGCCACCAGCTCGCGGGCTATCTGCCCGGTGGCGCCTCCGGCGGCATCCTGCCGGCGCACAAGGCAGACATTCCCCTGGATTTCGATACGCTTCAGGAGCACGGCTGCTTTATCGGCTCCGCGGCGATCGTGGTGCTTTCCGACCAGGACGACCTGAAAGCGGTCGCCACCAACCTGCTGGCGTTCTTCGCCGACGAATCCTGCGGCCAGTGCACCCCCTGCCGGGTCGGCACGGAGAAGATGCTGGCGCTGCTGGAGAACAATGAGTGGAATGCGGCGGAACTCGAGCGGCTTTCCCAAGTAATGGTGGACGCCTCGATCTGCGGCCTCGGTCAGGCCGCGCCGAACCCGGTATTGAGCCTGCTGCGGGATTTCCGCGATGAGCTGGCCGAGCAAAATCTTATCGTCAAAGGGTGA